A stretch of the Haloplanus aerogenes genome encodes the following:
- a CDS encoding DUF7095 family protein: MDRDAALDRAAEIVDLVDRASTASQTPSDPDDSPPLLPVPVREVWVYGDVALGLDPIDRLDVYVTKDLHMRGDADREGEFRERYGVEGVGKTVDADWAAAYPEHLRANDNGHAAPERCLAAHLVNDDEPIHLEVCNASFSDNVTQRLRGAMARDAYEEILDPRGVCLYADGQRDDEAMAKLRGGELAFPTLSGALEMLGLDEETAAEAADVMRERRAEATGRTVRGDVV, translated from the coding sequence ATGGATCGAGACGCCGCCTTGGACCGGGCCGCGGAGATCGTCGATCTGGTGGACCGAGCGTCGACGGCGAGTCAGACACCGTCGGACCCGGACGACTCACCACCGCTTCTCCCTGTGCCCGTCCGCGAGGTGTGGGTGTACGGCGACGTGGCTCTCGGTCTCGACCCGATCGACCGCCTCGACGTGTACGTCACCAAGGATCTCCACATGCGCGGCGACGCGGACCGCGAGGGCGAGTTCCGGGAGCGCTACGGCGTCGAGGGCGTGGGCAAGACCGTCGACGCCGACTGGGCCGCGGCCTACCCCGAACACCTCCGCGCGAACGACAACGGACACGCGGCGCCGGAGCGCTGCCTCGCCGCGCACCTCGTGAACGACGACGAACCCATCCACCTGGAGGTGTGTAACGCCTCCTTCTCGGACAACGTCACCCAGCGACTCCGGGGGGCGATGGCCCGGGATGCCTACGAGGAGATCCTCGACCCCCGCGGCGTCTGCCTGTACGCCGACGGTCAGCGTGACGACGAGGCGATGGCGAAACTCCGCGGCGGCGAACTCGCCTTTCCCACCCTCTCTGGGGCGCTGGAGATGCTGGGACTCGACGAGGAGACCGCCGCCGAAGCGGCGGACGTGATGCGCGAGCGTCGCGCCGAGGCGACGGGGCGAACGGTGCGGGGCGACGTGGTGTAA